From one Dyella sp. 2HG41-7 genomic stretch:
- a CDS encoding cysteine desulfurase has protein sequence MNAKPSHPPVDFDVQRIRADFPLLSRTVHGKPLVYLDNANTSQKPRQVIEAVDRHYREHNANVARAVHLLGEEATAAYENARHKLAAFINASSSSDLVLTSGTTQAMNLVAYSYALPRLKPGDAILTTVMEHHANIVPWQLVAARTGATVKAAPIDERGELILEKFYELLTPEVKLACVGHVSNVLGTVNPVREIARECRRRGIPLVVDGSQALPHRPVDVQAIGCDFYALTGHKMLAPTGTGALWAKREHLQAMPPFFGGGEMIREVRFDGTTFAEPPHKFEAGTPNIAGFAGVGAAIDYYQAIGFDAIRAWEHELLTYATERLREIPGVRIVGEAKEKEPVISFLVDGAQATDMATLLDLEGVAVRSGHHCAHPLMQFYGVPATLRASLAFYNTREEVDAFITALLKVRKLLL, from the coding sequence GTTGATTTCGATGTGCAGCGCATCCGCGCGGATTTCCCGCTGCTGTCGCGCACCGTGCACGGCAAACCGCTGGTGTATCTCGACAACGCCAATACCAGCCAGAAGCCGCGGCAGGTGATCGAGGCGGTGGATCGTCACTATCGCGAGCACAATGCGAACGTCGCGCGCGCGGTGCATCTGCTGGGTGAGGAGGCGACGGCCGCATACGAAAATGCGCGCCATAAGCTGGCCGCCTTTATCAATGCCAGCTCCAGCAGCGATCTGGTGCTGACGTCGGGCACCACGCAAGCGATGAACCTGGTGGCGTACAGCTACGCGCTGCCGCGTCTGAAACCCGGCGATGCGATTCTCACCACGGTGATGGAGCATCACGCCAACATCGTTCCGTGGCAATTGGTGGCGGCGCGCACGGGCGCAACGGTCAAGGCGGCGCCGATCGACGAGCGCGGCGAACTGATTTTGGAAAAGTTTTACGAGCTGCTCACGCCGGAAGTGAAGCTGGCTTGCGTGGGACATGTTTCTAACGTCTTGGGCACCGTGAACCCTGTGCGCGAGATTGCGCGCGAATGCCGCCGTCGCGGGATTCCCTTGGTGGTGGACGGTTCGCAAGCCTTGCCGCATCGTCCGGTCGACGTGCAAGCCATCGGCTGCGATTTTTATGCGCTGACCGGTCACAAAATGCTCGCGCCGACGGGCACCGGCGCGCTATGGGCGAAGCGCGAACATCTGCAAGCTATGCCGCCGTTTTTCGGCGGTGGCGAGATGATTCGCGAAGTGCGTTTCGACGGCACTACGTTTGCCGAGCCGCCGCATAAATTCGAAGCCGGTACGCCGAATATCGCCGGTTTTGCCGGCGTTGGCGCGGCCATCGACTATTACCAGGCCATCGGTTTCGACGCGATTCGCGCGTGGGAACACGAGTTGCTGACCTACGCCACCGAGCGTTTGCGCGAGATTCCGGGCGTGCGCATTGTCGGCGAAGCCAAAGAGAAAGAGCCGGTGATTTCGTTCCTGGTCGACGGCGCGCAGGCCACCGACATGGCGACGCTGCTCGATTTGGAAGGCGTCGCCGTGCGTTCGGGTCATCACTGCGCGCATCCCTTGATGCAGTTTTATGGCGTACCGGCGACGCTGCGTGCGTCGTTGGCGTTCTACAACACGCGCGAAGAAGTGGATGCGTTTATTACGGCGCTGCTTAAGGTCCGCAAATTGCTGCTGTAG
- a CDS encoding sigma-70 family RNA polymerase sigma factor: MEAVLSNAPGAFEKLVREYQGLCWHIIYRMVRHPEDARDLCQDTFLRVHQNLRQYRYESALKSWIGRVAYTVALRYLERKRIPMFDPGEDSEGMDFTDKVSDGFDLEAAYADSDMAARLHAAIETLPPLQRTVLTLYHLDELPIDEIADITGLATGTIKSHLFRTRLRLREQLETAYGVSS; this comes from the coding sequence GTGGAAGCCGTACTCTCGAACGCGCCCGGCGCGTTCGAGAAGCTTGTGCGCGAGTATCAGGGTCTGTGCTGGCACATTATTTACCGCATGGTTCGTCATCCGGAGGATGCGCGCGACTTATGCCAGGATACGTTTCTGCGCGTGCACCAGAATCTGCGCCAGTATCGTTACGAAAGCGCGCTCAAATCCTGGATCGGCCGCGTGGCTTATACCGTGGCGCTGCGTTATCTGGAACGAAAGCGCATTCCGATGTTCGACCCCGGCGAAGACAGCGAAGGCATGGATTTCACGGACAAAGTCAGCGACGGTTTCGATCTGGAAGCCGCCTACGCCGATAGCGACATGGCGGCGCGCCTGCACGCGGCCATCGAAACGCTGCCACCGCTGCAACGCACGGTGCTTACGCTCTATCATCTGGACGAACTACCCATCGACGAGATCGCCGATATCACCGGCTTGGCTACCGGCACGATCAAAAGCCATCTGTTTCGCACACGCCTGCGTTTGCGCGAACAACTCGAAACGGCGTACGGAGTTTCATCATGA
- a CDS encoding GNAT family N-acetyltransferase, translating into MNAVITPVFRKAVEADIDAIVALVQSAYRGESSRQGWTTEADLIDGQRVDVANVAEVLAAPDSAVLLASIDSELLACCHIEKHGDAAYFGMFAVHPPRQGSGLGRLVLAEAERHAHQAWQCRAMHMKVIDARVDLMAWYERRGYRRTGEYSPFPYGEERFGIPRRDDLRFELMIKELAP; encoded by the coding sequence ATGAATGCCGTGATCACTCCTGTTTTCCGCAAGGCGGTTGAAGCCGATATCGACGCGATCGTCGCCTTGGTGCAATCCGCGTATCGCGGCGAATCCAGCCGTCAAGGCTGGACCACCGAAGCCGATCTGATCGACGGCCAACGCGTCGACGTGGCCAATGTGGCGGAGGTATTGGCCGCTCCGGACAGCGCCGTTCTGCTGGCGTCGATCGACAGCGAATTGCTGGCCTGCTGCCATATCGAGAAGCACGGCGACGCCGCGTATTTCGGTATGTTCGCGGTCCACCCGCCGCGTCAGGGCAGCGGGTTGGGGCGCTTGGTGCTGGCAGAAGCGGAGCGACACGCGCATCAGGCGTGGCAGTGCCGCGCCATGCATATGAAAGTGATTGATGCGCGCGTCGACCTAATGGCTTGGTACGAGCGGCGCGGTTATCGCCGCACCGGCGAATACTCGCCATTCCCTTATGGTGAAGAACGTTTCGGCATTCCACGTCGCGACGATCTGCGTTTCGAATTAATGATCAAGGAACTCGCGCCATGA
- a CDS encoding non-heme iron oxygenase ferredoxin subunit translates to MSEAWVEVGTRSELLPGEFKVVWDGDTAIAVFNVDGDLYAVEDICTHDGGELAGGEIIGHEVECPRHGARFDLRTGEPTCPPAYEPIHRFPVRESDGLIWTRDDR, encoded by the coding sequence ATGAGCGAAGCATGGGTGGAAGTGGGCACGCGCTCGGAATTGTTGCCCGGCGAATTTAAAGTGGTATGGGACGGCGACACCGCCATCGCGGTGTTCAATGTGGACGGCGATCTTTATGCGGTGGAAGACATCTGCACGCACGACGGCGGCGAATTGGCTGGCGGAGAAATCATCGGTCATGAAGTGGAATGCCCGCGTCATGGCGCGCGCTTCGATTTGCGCACCGGCGAGCCGACCTGTCCGCCCGCATACGAACCCATTCACCGCTTTCCGGTGCGTGAATCGGACGGCTTGATCTGGACGCGGGACGATCGCTGA
- a CDS encoding HlyD family efflux transporter periplasmic adaptor subunit: MTLRDLRLPLTLLVAALAGCSQGDAPATNNAAPSAYAAVARGRIDIEGGLLKLTMPSEGVVAQIGAHEGDHVHKGQVLVQLDQEPAKLALDSALAEQQQATAQIGSLDVRAKSAALRASRLEQAAKAGAGDMQSADDARDAANQAEAALTNARATVALAEQKVSGARYQLSLRTLRAPSDGEVVQRAVQLGASVSPASGPVFSVLPDSPRIVRAELNESFVGVVHDGMAAEVDDDSGSGMAPLKAHVLRIGNVFGASTLEDDPQVRANTRSVECVLTLDQQPSTPLRIGQRVLVKFAPK, encoded by the coding sequence ATGACTCTGCGTGATCTTCGCCTGCCGTTGACCTTGCTTGTAGCCGCTCTGGCAGGCTGCTCACAAGGCGATGCGCCTGCGACCAACAACGCCGCCCCGTCCGCTTACGCCGCCGTGGCGCGTGGCCGCATCGATATCGAAGGCGGACTGCTCAAGCTCACCATGCCGAGCGAAGGCGTCGTCGCGCAGATCGGCGCGCACGAAGGCGATCACGTCCATAAAGGGCAAGTGCTCGTTCAACTCGATCAGGAACCCGCCAAGCTAGCGCTGGATTCGGCGCTGGCCGAACAACAACAAGCCACCGCGCAGATCGGTTCTTTGGACGTTCGCGCCAAGTCCGCCGCGCTGCGCGCATCTCGACTTGAGCAAGCCGCCAAGGCCGGCGCCGGCGATATGCAGAGCGCCGACGATGCGCGCGATGCCGCAAACCAAGCCGAAGCGGCGTTGACCAATGCACGCGCGACAGTCGCGCTAGCCGAACAAAAAGTATCCGGTGCGCGTTACCAATTGAGTCTGCGCACCTTGCGCGCGCCATCCGATGGCGAAGTCGTGCAACGCGCGGTGCAACTTGGCGCGTCGGTATCGCCCGCTTCCGGGCCTGTCTTTTCGGTCCTGCCGGATTCGCCGCGCATCGTGCGCGCCGAACTCAACGAATCCTTTGTCGGCGTCGTGCATGACGGCATGGCCGCCGAAGTGGATGACGACAGCGGCAGCGGCATGGCGCCGTTGAAAGCACACGTGCTGCGCATTGGCAACGTGTTCGGCGCCAGCACGCTGGAAGACGACCCGCAAGTGCGCGCCAACACGCGTTCGGTGGAATGCGTGCTGACGCTGGATCAGCAACCGTCTACGCCGCTGCGCATCGGCCAGCGTGTGCTGGTGAAATTCGCGCCGAAATAA
- a CDS encoding ABC transporter ATP-binding protein: protein MTQTSPAITPALQARGVRKTFVSGRIHSTVLHDLTLDVHAGELTLISGPSGCGKSTLLAILSGLQPADAGEVRALGQVLDGLSMRALEHFRLQHTGFVFQGFNLFPALTALEQVELPLSYMGLPPGTARRRAIESLEEVGLGPRMRLLPAELSGGEKQRVAIARALAKQPELLFADEPTSALDAANGQIIIDILHRIARTHGTTVLCVSHDPRLVGHADRVLAMEDGRILSDHVPPASAITAGAKEPTA from the coding sequence ATGACGCAGACATCTCCCGCCATCACCCCTGCGCTGCAGGCGCGCGGCGTGCGCAAAACGTTTGTATCCGGGCGCATTCACAGCACCGTGCTGCACGATCTGACGCTGGATGTGCACGCTGGCGAACTGACTTTGATCTCCGGCCCATCCGGTTGCGGCAAAAGCACCTTGCTCGCCATCTTGAGCGGCTTGCAGCCCGCCGATGCCGGCGAAGTGCGCGCGCTGGGTCAGGTGCTCGACGGCTTGAGCATGCGCGCGCTGGAACACTTCCGCCTGCAACACACCGGTTTCGTTTTTCAGGGCTTCAATCTATTTCCGGCGCTCACTGCGTTGGAACAAGTCGAATTGCCACTGAGCTACATGGGACTGCCCCCGGGGACCGCACGCCGCCGCGCGATCGAATCGCTGGAAGAAGTGGGCCTTGGCCCGCGCATGCGTTTGCTTCCCGCCGAACTTTCCGGCGGCGAAAAGCAACGCGTCGCCATCGCCCGCGCGCTCGCCAAGCAACCGGAATTACTGTTCGCCGACGAACCCACCAGCGCGCTGGATGCGGCGAACGGTCAAATCATCATCGATATCCTGCACCGTATTGCCCGTACGCACGGCACCACGGTGCTTTGCGTCAGCCACGACCCGCGCCTAGTCGGCCATGCGGACCGCGTGCTGGCGATGGAAGACGGTCGCATTCTGAGCGACCATGTGCCGCCTGCGTCAGCCATCACGGCAGGAGCAAAGGAACCCACTGCATGA
- a CDS encoding ABC transporter permease: protein MVALARKTLVHEWRRFLPAILAVGFASLLQLLQAALVLGIFGSASVYITGSSADLWAGYPGTQSVNLGRPISEDIAMRLRMDPDVTAVEPFRWVDADWRGPRDTGGVSVFVSGIDPRPDGMMFSHALPPALRARLNEPGAVIVDKADLDSLGVNIGDTAAINGQRVRVVGVSSGLRALGGVNIVSSLETARVLDIAPDDAGMMTYFVAKLRHGVKPKAAADRLNGASSFGPYTVWTAKEFARESQLYWMFDTGAGAGVLFLAGIVFLVGAVITSQTLIAAVIGSIREYATLNALGVGRGSLRKVVMEQAFWVGALGLICSIVIGAILLVIARARSVPMEMRPLTALACLALSMALAIVSGLASVRSLRRADPASLLR, encoded by the coding sequence ATGGTCGCCCTTGCGCGCAAAACCCTGGTGCATGAGTGGCGTCGTTTTTTACCGGCGATCCTCGCCGTGGGCTTCGCCAGCTTGCTGCAATTGCTGCAGGCGGCGTTGGTGCTGGGCATCTTCGGCAGCGCCAGCGTGTATATCACCGGCTCGTCCGCCGATTTGTGGGCGGGCTATCCGGGTACGCAAAGCGTCAATCTCGGCCGTCCGATCAGCGAAGACATCGCGATGCGTCTTCGCATGGATCCCGACGTCACCGCCGTGGAACCGTTTCGTTGGGTGGATGCCGATTGGCGCGGTCCGCGCGACACGGGCGGCGTGTCCGTTTTCGTGTCGGGGATCGATCCGCGTCCTGACGGCATGATGTTTTCGCACGCATTGCCGCCCGCGCTGCGTGCCCGATTGAACGAACCGGGCGCGGTAATCGTCGACAAAGCGGACTTGGATAGCCTTGGCGTGAACATCGGCGACACCGCCGCGATCAACGGCCAGCGCGTGCGCGTGGTTGGCGTAAGCAGCGGATTGCGCGCGTTGGGCGGCGTCAACATCGTTTCGTCGCTGGAAACTGCGCGAGTACTCGATATCGCGCCCGACGATGCCGGCATGATGACGTACTTCGTCGCCAAGCTTCGCCACGGCGTAAAACCGAAAGCGGCGGCGGATCGCTTGAACGGCGCGAGTTCGTTTGGCCCGTATACCGTTTGGACGGCCAAAGAATTCGCGCGCGAATCGCAGTTGTATTGGATGTTCGACACCGGCGCCGGCGCGGGCGTGTTGTTTCTGGCGGGCATCGTGTTCTTGGTCGGCGCGGTGATCACCAGCCAGACCTTGATCGCCGCCGTGATCGGCTCGATTCGCGAATACGCCACGTTGAATGCGCTAGGTGTGGGGCGCGGCTCGTTGCGCAAAGTGGTGATGGAGCAGGCATTCTGGGTCGGCGCTTTGGGATTGATTTGCAGCATCGTGATCGGCGCGATTCTGCTGGTCATCGCACGCGCGCGCAGCGTACCGATGGAAATGCGCCCGCTCACCGCGCTGGCGTGCCTGGCGTTGAGCATGGCGCTGGCGATCGTGTCGGGCCTGGCTTCGGTGCGCAGCTTGCGGCGCGCCGATCCTGCGAGCTTGTTGAGATAA